From the Flavobacterium galactosidilyticum genome, one window contains:
- a CDS encoding alpha-ketoacid dehydrogenase subunit alpha/beta gives MTFDRKNLTDNQLLDLYKKLLKPRLIEEKMLILIRQGKVSKWFSGIGQEAISVGVTAVLEADEYILPMHRNLGVFTGRNIPLYRLFSQWQGKANGFTKGRDRSFHFGTQQYKIIGMISHLGPQLGVADGIALANKLKKNGKITAVFTGEGATSEGDFHEALNIASVWELPVMFIIENNGYGLSTPTNEQYRCENLADKGVGYGMESHIVDGNNILEVFNLLSELKASMIERPRPVLLEFKTFRMRGHEEASGTKYVPQELMDIWAIKDPVDNFRKFLMESGILSEAFDLDLKTEIKKEIDEGLAIANAEPKIEANYSGELDDVYKPYQHEEFKHSEKKENIRFIDAISNSLRESMERHPESVIMGQDIADYGGAFKITEGFVEKFGKERVRNTPICESAVVSAGMGLSINGYKAIVEMQFADFVSSGFNPIVNLLAKSHYRWLEKADVVVRMPCGGGTQAGPFHSQTNEAWFTKTPGLKVVYPAFPYDAKGLLNTSINDPNPVLFFEHKQLYRSVQQEVPTDYYTIPLGKAALLKEGNQVTIISFGAAVHWALDTLSKNPGISADLLDLRTLQPLDTEAIFASVKKTARVIIYQEDSMFGGLASDISAMIMENCFQYLDAPVKRVASLDSPIPFTKALEDQYLPKGRFENDLKELLKY, from the coding sequence ATGACCTTCGACAGAAAAAATCTTACTGATAACCAATTACTAGATTTGTATAAAAAACTATTAAAGCCTAGGCTGATAGAAGAAAAAATGTTAATTCTGATTCGTCAGGGAAAGGTCTCAAAATGGTTTTCAGGAATAGGTCAAGAAGCAATTTCTGTTGGAGTCACAGCAGTTTTAGAAGCTGATGAATACATTTTACCAATGCATAGGAATTTAGGTGTTTTTACAGGAAGAAATATTCCTTTATACCGCCTTTTTTCGCAGTGGCAAGGAAAAGCAAATGGTTTCACCAAAGGTAGAGATCGCAGTTTTCACTTTGGCACCCAACAATATAAAATTATCGGAATGATTTCGCATTTAGGACCTCAATTAGGAGTTGCTGACGGAATTGCATTAGCTAATAAATTAAAGAAAAACGGTAAAATAACAGCTGTTTTTACTGGTGAAGGCGCTACCAGCGAGGGAGATTTTCACGAGGCGTTAAACATTGCTTCGGTTTGGGAATTGCCGGTGATGTTTATTATAGAAAATAATGGTTATGGTTTATCGACACCAACAAATGAGCAATATCGTTGCGAAAATCTTGCTGACAAAGGCGTAGGTTACGGCATGGAAAGTCACATTGTTGATGGCAATAATATTCTTGAAGTTTTTAATCTTTTATCTGAATTAAAAGCATCGATGATCGAAAGACCTCGTCCTGTTTTACTAGAATTTAAAACTTTCAGAATGCGCGGGCATGAAGAGGCGAGTGGTACAAAATACGTTCCACAGGAATTAATGGATATTTGGGCGATTAAAGATCCCGTTGATAATTTTAGAAAATTTTTAATGGAAAGTGGAATTCTTTCTGAAGCCTTTGACCTAGATTTAAAAACAGAGATTAAGAAAGAAATAGATGAAGGTTTGGCTATTGCCAATGCTGAACCAAAAATTGAAGCTAATTATAGTGGAGAATTAGATGATGTCTATAAACCCTATCAACATGAGGAATTTAAGCATTCAGAAAAAAAAGAAAATATTCGCTTCATAGATGCAATTTCTAATAGTTTACGCGAATCGATGGAACGCCACCCAGAGTCGGTTATAATGGGTCAGGATATTGCGGATTACGGTGGTGCGTTCAAAATCACGGAGGGTTTTGTAGAAAAATTTGGCAAAGAGCGTGTGCGTAATACGCCAATTTGTGAGAGTGCAGTCGTGTCTGCAGGAATGGGATTATCTATAAATGGATATAAAGCAATTGTTGAAATGCAGTTTGCTGATTTTGTTTCGAGTGGTTTTAACCCAATAGTAAATTTATTAGCGAAATCGCATTATCGCTGGCTTGAAAAAGCTGATGTTGTTGTTCGAATGCCTTGCGGCGGCGGCACTCAAGCAGGGCCTTTCCACTCACAAACAAACGAAGCTTGGTTTACTAAAACACCAGGCTTAAAAGTAGTTTATCCAGCATTTCCTTATGACGCTAAAGGCTTATTGAATACTTCGATTAATGATCCGAATCCGGTTTTATTTTTTGAACACAAACAATTATACAGAAGTGTTCAACAAGAAGTTCCAACAGACTATTACACAATTCCTTTAGGAAAAGCAGCTTTATTAAAAGAAGGAAATCAGGTGACTATTATTTCATTTGGTGCAGCAGTTCATTGGGCATTAGATACCCTATCAAAAAATCCAGGTATTTCTGCTGATTTATTAGATTTACGAACTTTGCAACCTTTAGATACTGAAGCCATTTTTGCTTCAGTAAAGAAAACTGCAAGAGTAATTATATATCAAGAAGACAGTATGTTTGGCGGTTTAGCCAGTGATATATCAGCAATGATTATGGAAAATTGTTTTCAATATTTAGATGCTCCCGTCAAACGTGTCGCTAGTTTAGATAGTCCAATTCCATTTACAAAAGCTCTAGAAGATCAGTACCTACCTAAAGGCAGATTCGAAAATGATCTTAAAGAGCTTTTGAAGTATTAA
- a CDS encoding nucleoside phosphorylase, with the protein MIKSSELILNPDGSVYHLNLKPENIAHDIIFVGDQNRVEKITQFFDSIEFSTQKREFKTQTGIFKGKRITVMSTGIGPDNIDIVVNELDALVNIDLETKKPKDKLTSLNIIRIGTSGSLQADIPVDSFVMSKFGLGLDNMLRSYLIDEVSNIDMEDAFVNHTNWDPKKGKPYVISCSAKLEKIIESDKMHKGITATAGGFYGPQGRVLRLQIQDENLNSKMDNFQFEGNRITNLEMETGAIYGLSALLGHNALSLNAIIANRASGTFSEDPYKAVDALIAYTLDKLAQG; encoded by the coding sequence ATGATAAAGTCATCAGAATTAATATTAAATCCAGATGGTAGTGTATACCATTTAAACTTGAAACCAGAAAATATAGCCCACGACATCATCTTTGTAGGTGATCAAAATCGGGTAGAAAAAATAACACAGTTTTTTGATAGCATAGAATTTTCGACTCAAAAAAGAGAATTTAAAACCCAAACGGGAATTTTCAAAGGCAAAAGAATTACAGTGATGTCAACTGGAATTGGTCCCGATAATATTGATATAGTAGTCAATGAATTAGATGCATTGGTCAACATCGATTTAGAAACTAAAAAACCAAAAGACAAATTAACCTCACTAAATATCATTAGAATTGGGACTTCGGGATCTCTGCAAGCGGATATTCCTGTAGATAGTTTTGTAATGTCAAAATTTGGCTTAGGATTGGATAACATGCTACGCTCCTATTTAATCGATGAAGTTTCTAACATCGATATGGAAGACGCTTTTGTAAATCACACGAATTGGGATCCTAAAAAAGGAAAACCTTACGTTATTTCTTGTTCTGCAAAGTTAGAAAAAATAATAGAAAGCGATAAAATGCATAAAGGAATCACAGCAACTGCAGGTGGTTTTTATGGTCCTCAAGGACGTGTTTTACGATTGCAAATTCAGGATGAAAATCTGAATTCTAAAATGGATAATTTTCAGTTTGAAGGCAACCGAATTACAAATCTCGAAATGGAAACTGGAGCAATATATGGACTTTCAGCACTTTTGGGACATAATGCACTTTCGTTAAATGCGATAATTGCTAATCGTGCTTCTGGAACATTTAGCGAAGACCCTTATAAAGCCGTAGATGCGTTAATCGCTTATACTTTAGATAAATTAGCCCAAGGTTAA
- the ilvD gene encoding dihydroxy-acid dehydratase, which yields MELNKYSKTITQDETQPASQAMFYGIGLTEEDLKKAQVGIVSMGYDGNPCNMHLNDLAKDIKTGVWKEDLVGLIFNTIGVSDGISNGNDGMRFSLVSRDVIADSIETVMGAQWYDGLIAVPGCDKNMPGALMAMGRVNRPSIMVYGGSIHPGKWKGEDLNIVSAFEALGKKFSNTISPEDFKGVIQNACPGAGACGGMYTANTMSSAIEALGMSLPYSSSNPALSPEKKQECIDAGKAIRILLEKDIKPRDIMTRKAFENAITMVAVLGGSTNAVMHLIAMAHSVGIELTLQDFQDISDKTPLLADLKPSGKYLMEDLHNVGGVPAVMKYLLKEGLLHGECLTVTGKTIAENLETIPALHDGQEVIFEIQKALKATGNIQILYGNIASEGCVAKISGKEGEFFEGTAVVYENEKDVIKGIQGGEVKPGNVVIIRYCGPKGGPGMSEMLKPTSAIMGAGLGSTVALITDGRFSGGSHGFVVGHVTPEAYQGGGIALIENGDIITIDAVKNTINMKISDEEFAKRKANWKQPESAIKQGVLLKYMRSVSSASEGCVTDK from the coding sequence ATGGAATTAAATAAATACAGCAAGACAATCACACAGGATGAAACGCAACCAGCGTCGCAGGCTATGTTTTATGGTATTGGATTAACTGAAGAAGATCTTAAAAAAGCACAAGTTGGAATCGTTAGTATGGGTTATGATGGTAATCCTTGTAACATGCACTTAAACGATTTAGCAAAGGATATTAAAACGGGGGTCTGGAAAGAAGATTTAGTTGGTTTAATTTTTAATACTATTGGAGTAAGCGACGGAATTTCTAATGGGAATGATGGAATGCGTTTTTCGTTGGTTTCTCGTGATGTAATTGCTGATTCTATTGAAACTGTTATGGGAGCGCAATGGTACGATGGCTTAATCGCTGTTCCTGGTTGCGACAAAAATATGCCTGGAGCACTTATGGCTATGGGAAGAGTTAACCGCCCATCGATTATGGTTTACGGTGGTTCTATTCATCCAGGAAAATGGAAAGGGGAGGATTTGAATATTGTTTCTGCTTTTGAAGCATTAGGTAAAAAATTTAGTAACACAATTTCTCCTGAAGATTTCAAAGGTGTAATTCAAAATGCTTGCCCTGGTGCTGGAGCTTGTGGTGGAATGTACACGGCAAATACGATGTCATCAGCAATTGAAGCATTAGGAATGAGTTTGCCTTATAGCTCTTCAAACCCAGCTTTAAGTCCAGAAAAAAAACAAGAATGTATTGATGCTGGTAAAGCAATAAGAATACTGCTAGAAAAAGATATTAAGCCTAGAGACATTATGACTCGTAAAGCATTTGAAAATGCAATTACAATGGTAGCTGTTTTAGGAGGTTCGACAAATGCCGTAATGCACTTAATTGCAATGGCCCATTCGGTAGGAATTGAATTGACATTACAAGATTTCCAAGATATAAGTGATAAAACACCATTATTAGCCGACTTGAAACCAAGTGGAAAATATTTAATGGAAGATTTACACAATGTAGGTGGTGTTCCGGCAGTAATGAAATATTTATTGAAAGAAGGTCTGTTGCATGGAGAATGTTTGACTGTAACAGGTAAAACTATCGCTGAAAATTTAGAAACAATTCCTGCTTTACATGATGGTCAAGAAGTTATTTTCGAAATTCAAAAAGCACTAAAAGCAACTGGAAATATCCAAATTCTATACGGAAACATTGCTTCAGAAGGTTGTGTAGCTAAAATTAGCGGTAAAGAAGGAGAGTTTTTTGAAGGTACAGCAGTAGTTTATGAAAACGAAAAAGATGTAATTAAAGGAATTCAAGGTGGTGAAGTAAAACCAGGAAATGTCGTCATCATTCGTTACTGTGGTCCAAAAGGTGGCCCAGGAATGTCTGAAATGTTGAAACCAACTTCTGCTATTATGGGTGCTGGTTTAGGAAGCACAGTCGCTTTGATCACTGACGGACGTTTTTCAGGTGGTTCCCACGGTTTTGTTGTAGGACATGTAACTCCAGAAGCGTATCAAGGTGGTGGAATTGCACTGATTGAAAATGGCGATATAATTACAATTGATGCTGTAAAAAACACCATTAATATGAAAATTTCTGATGAAGAATTTGCAAAACGTAAAGCAAATTGGAAACAACCAGAATCCGCAATCAAACAAGGAGTTTTACTTAAATATATGCGTTCGGTCTCTAGTGCTTCAGAAGGATGTGTTACTGATAAATAA
- a CDS encoding isopenicillin N synthase family dioxygenase → MQNIPSVDLRDFLSDDPKRKQKFVNEIGSAFEDIGFVALKGHFLNDQLVDELYGEIRNFFSLPLETKHSYEIPGIGGQRGYVSFGTEHAKGRIEGDLKEFWHFGQYVSEDSKYAAEYPENVEVKELPRFNVVGKEAYQMLEKTGVYVLRALALHLGLDEFYFDNYAKEGNSILRPIHYPPITSEPANAIRAAAHGDINLITLLMGAQGKGLQVQTHDGEWIDAIAEPDELVINVGDMLSRHTNNKLKSTIHQVVNPPRELWGTSRYSIPFFMHPVSDMKLDCLDNCIDAEHPKQFEDITAGAYLYERLVDLGLIKK, encoded by the coding sequence ATGCAAAACATTCCTAGTGTTGACTTGCGTGATTTCCTTTCGGACGACCCGAAACGTAAACAAAAATTTGTAAATGAAATCGGAAGTGCTTTTGAAGATATTGGCTTCGTAGCGCTAAAAGGGCATTTTTTAAACGACCAACTGGTTGATGAATTGTATGGCGAAATTAGAAATTTTTTCTCTTTACCGTTAGAAACAAAACACAGTTATGAAATTCCTGGAATTGGCGGACAAAGAGGTTATGTTTCTTTTGGAACTGAACATGCTAAAGGCCGTATAGAAGGGGATTTAAAGGAGTTTTGGCATTTTGGACAGTATGTATCAGAAGATTCAAAATATGCCGCTGAATATCCTGAAAATGTTGAAGTGAAAGAATTACCTCGTTTTAATGTGGTAGGAAAAGAAGCTTACCAAATGTTAGAAAAAACTGGTGTTTATGTGTTGAGAGCCTTGGCACTACATCTAGGTTTAGATGAATTTTATTTTGATAATTATGCTAAAGAGGGAAATTCAATACTAAGGCCTATTCACTATCCTCCTATTACATCGGAACCTGCAAATGCGATTCGTGCTGCAGCGCATGGAGATATCAATTTGATTACTTTATTGATGGGAGCGCAAGGAAAAGGATTGCAAGTACAAACTCATGACGGCGAGTGGATTGACGCTATTGCGGAGCCAGACGAATTAGTTATCAATGTTGGTGATATGCTATCTCGCCACACAAATAATAAATTGAAATCTACAATTCACCAAGTGGTAAATCCACCTCGAGAATTATGGGGAACTTCACGTTATTCCATTCCATTTTTTATGCACCCTGTTAGTGATATGAAATTAGATTGTTTAGATAATTGTATTGATGCAGAACATCCAAAACAATTTGAAGACATTACAGCAGGCGCTTATTTATATGAACGTTTAGTGGATTTAGGGTTAATTAAAAAATAA
- a CDS encoding translation initiation factor — MDLQDQLKNLFPDHEPVPEELIEAVPHELYVQKEPMICKFEKRKGKATTIIEGYEGTDEDFKILAKEIKTKLSVGGTFKDDSIIIQGDYRDKIMTILKDKGFKVKRVGG; from the coding sequence ATGGACTTACAAGACCAATTAAAAAACCTTTTTCCTGATCACGAACCAGTTCCTGAAGAATTGATTGAAGCAGTTCCGCATGAATTATACGTTCAAAAAGAACCTATGATTTGTAAATTTGAAAAGAGAAAAGGAAAAGCTACAACCATAATAGAAGGTTATGAAGGTACTGATGAAGATTTCAAAATTCTAGCTAAAGAAATTAAAACTAAATTGAGTGTTGGTGGCACCTTCAAAGACGACTCCATAATCATACAAGGCGATTATCGTGATAAGATTATGACGATTTTAAAAGATAAAGGCTTCAAGGTAAAACGCGTTGGAGGCTAG
- the leuB gene encoding 3-isopropylmalate dehydrogenase, giving the protein MNLKIAVLSGDGIGPEVILQAKKALYAIAVVFDHEFVFEDALIGAYAIEKTGNPLPEQTLNLCLNTDAVLMGAIGDIKYDHNSNTKLRPIDGLLRLRQALGLYANIRPIKPYRDLLDLSPLKRKIIEDTDFVIFREISGGSYFTEKKINEQGTVASDLCEYTEDEIIRITHLAFKTAQKRRNKVTLVDKANILETSKLWRKIVTEISDSYPEVETEFLFVDDAAMKIIINPKQFDVILTENLFGDILSDEASVITGAIGLLPSASLGNSTALFKPIHGSFSEAKTKNIANPIASVLSAAMLLEHFSLHLEAEKVYEAVAKAIELNVVTADLNPYSKFGTNEVGDFISNFILSKDDLYFKSDNVYIGQSTIV; this is encoded by the coding sequence ATGAACTTAAAAATAGCGGTACTTTCAGGAGATGGAATTGGTCCAGAAGTAATTTTACAGGCAAAAAAAGCATTATATGCAATTGCTGTGGTTTTCGACCATGAGTTTGTATTTGAAGATGCTCTAATAGGAGCCTATGCTATAGAGAAAACAGGAAATCCATTACCAGAGCAAACGCTGAACCTTTGTTTAAATACAGATGCAGTTTTAATGGGAGCAATTGGTGACATTAAATACGACCATAATTCCAATACAAAATTGCGTCCTATCGACGGATTATTAAGACTAAGGCAAGCACTAGGATTATATGCAAATATTAGACCTATAAAACCATATAGGGATTTATTGGATTTGTCTCCCTTAAAAAGAAAAATCATTGAGGATACTGATTTTGTAATTTTTAGAGAAATTTCAGGAGGATCTTATTTCACTGAAAAAAAGATAAATGAACAAGGAACTGTAGCCTCTGATTTATGTGAGTACACTGAGGATGAAATTATTCGAATTACTCATTTAGCCTTCAAAACAGCACAAAAAAGAAGAAATAAAGTCACGTTAGTTGATAAAGCCAATATTTTAGAAACTTCTAAGTTATGGAGAAAAATTGTTACTGAAATTAGCGATTCCTATCCTGAAGTAGAAACTGAATTCTTGTTTGTTGATGATGCAGCTATGAAAATTATTATCAATCCAAAGCAGTTTGACGTTATTTTGACAGAGAATTTGTTTGGTGATATTTTATCGGATGAAGCTAGTGTGATTACAGGCGCCATTGGTTTATTGCCATCTGCTTCATTAGGTAATTCTACTGCTCTTTTTAAACCTATTCATGGCTCTTTTTCTGAAGCAAAAACAAAAAACATTGCTAACCCAATCGCTTCTGTGCTTTCAGCAGCAATGTTGTTGGAGCATTTTAGTCTTCATCTCGAAGCCGAAAAAGTGTATGAAGCTGTTGCAAAAGCGATCGAATTAAATGTAGTCACAGCTGATTTGAATCCGTATTCGAAATTTGGAACAAATGAAGTAGGGGATTTTATCTCGAATTTTATTTTAAGTAAGGACGACTTATATTTTAAAAGCGATAATGTTTACATTGGTCAATCGACTATTGTTTAA
- a CDS encoding 2-isopropylmalate synthase, translated as MNREKVQIFDTTLRDGEQVPGCKLDTNQKLVIANRLDDMGVDIIEAGFPVSSPGDFLSVTEISKIVKNATVCGLTRAVKNDIDVAAQALKHAKHPRIHTGIGTSESHIVHKLNTTREDVIARAKYAVAHAKSYVEDVEFYAEDAGRTDNDFLARVCEEVIKSGATVLNIPDTTGYCLPEEYGAKIKYLRENVKGIENVILSCHCHNDLGMATANSISGAVNGARQIECTINGIGERAGNTALEEVVMIFKQHPYLNLYTDIDSKQLNEMSRLVSESMGMIVQPNKAIVGANAFAHSSGIHQDGVIKNRATYEIMDPLDVGVNESSIVLTARSGRAALAYRAKKVGYELSKVQLDVVYIEFLKFADIKKEVIDDDIHQIIEVCKIQGELIRC; from the coding sequence ATGAATAGAGAGAAAGTCCAAATTTTTGATACTACTTTGAGAGATGGAGAACAAGTCCCAGGCTGTAAGTTAGATACCAATCAAAAACTCGTGATAGCGAATAGATTAGACGATATGGGTGTTGATATCATCGAAGCTGGTTTCCCTGTTTCTAGCCCAGGCGATTTTTTATCTGTTACAGAAATCAGTAAAATTGTAAAAAACGCAACGGTTTGCGGCTTGACAAGAGCAGTAAAAAATGATATTGACGTTGCTGCACAAGCTTTAAAACATGCTAAACATCCTCGTATTCATACCGGAATAGGAACTTCAGAATCACATATTGTACATAAATTAAACACAACAAGAGAAGATGTAATTGCAAGAGCTAAATACGCTGTTGCACACGCTAAATCGTATGTTGAAGATGTAGAATTTTATGCTGAAGATGCCGGTAGAACTGACAATGATTTCCTAGCGCGAGTCTGTGAAGAAGTAATTAAATCAGGCGCTACTGTACTTAATATTCCTGACACAACAGGATATTGTTTACCAGAAGAATACGGTGCAAAAATTAAATACCTACGCGAAAACGTAAAGGGAATTGAAAACGTGATTCTTTCTTGCCACTGTCACAATGATTTAGGAATGGCAACTGCAAATTCGATTTCAGGAGCAGTAAACGGTGCTAGACAAATTGAGTGTACTATCAATGGAATAGGAGAGAGAGCAGGAAATACAGCACTTGAAGAAGTAGTGATGATTTTTAAGCAGCATCCCTATTTGAATTTATACACTGATATCGATTCAAAACAGTTAAACGAAATGAGCCGTTTAGTTTCTGAAAGCATGGGAATGATCGTTCAGCCTAATAAAGCTATTGTTGGTGCTAATGCATTTGCACACAGTTCAGGAATTCATCAAGACGGTGTGATAAAAAATAGAGCGACTTATGAAATCATGGATCCTTTAGATGTTGGGGTCAATGAGTCTTCAATAGTTCTTACTGCTAGAAGTGGTAGAGCTGCATTAGCTTATAGAGCAAAAAAAGTAGGTTATGAGCTTTCAAAAGTTCAATTAGATGTTGTTTACATCGAATTTTTGAAGTTTGCAGATATTAAAAAAGAGGTTATTGATGATGATATTCATCAAATTATAGAAGTATGCAAAATACAAGGTGAATTAATTAGATGTTAA